Proteins encoded together in one Cellulomonas gilvus ATCC 13127 window:
- a CDS encoding HlyD family efflux transporter periplasmic adaptor subunit, producing MTWRVRLKILTGTLVVLVVAALATYHVNQTRGTAVSDSAQILGQSYTVGTPYPGLVVDQQVEVGDEVREGDPLFVIDSTALERDLSLGTVSTAGASTNIDDEGDLVVLATADGTVVGLTATEGTFVSAADHLATVQRAGSLYVQAEYTLSAKEYARVPDDAAVSIVLPNTATLSGHVDHVQVTTVAGQAQAVVTVVSDELVQGEQNGLVNAGTPVEARLALRNDGVVTTVSDAVTGYVRGLFG from the coding sequence ATGACCTGGCGCGTACGGCTCAAGATCCTCACCGGCACGCTCGTCGTGCTCGTCGTCGCCGCACTGGCGACCTACCACGTGAACCAGACCCGCGGCACGGCCGTGAGCGACTCCGCGCAGATCCTCGGGCAGTCCTACACGGTGGGCACGCCCTACCCGGGTCTGGTCGTGGACCAGCAGGTCGAGGTGGGCGACGAGGTGCGCGAGGGCGACCCGCTGTTCGTCATCGACTCGACCGCGCTCGAGCGCGACCTGAGCCTGGGCACCGTGAGCACCGCGGGTGCGTCCACGAACATCGACGACGAGGGCGACCTGGTGGTCCTCGCGACCGCCGACGGGACCGTCGTGGGCCTGACCGCGACCGAGGGCACGTTCGTGTCCGCCGCGGACCACCTGGCGACCGTGCAGCGCGCGGGGTCGTTGTACGTGCAGGCCGAGTACACGCTCTCGGCCAAGGAGTACGCGCGCGTGCCCGACGACGCCGCCGTCAGCATCGTGCTGCCGAACACGGCGACGCTGTCCGGCCACGTCGACCACGTGCAGGTCACGACGGTCGCGGGGCAGGCCCAGGCGGTGGTCACGGTCGTGAGCGACGAGCTCGTGCAGGGTGAGCAGAACGGGCTGGTGAACGCCGGCACCCCGGTCGAGGCGCGGCTGGCGCTGCGCAACGACGGGGTGGTCACGACCGTCTCCGACGCCGTGACGGGCTACGTGCGGGGGCTGTTCGGGTGA